In Segatella copri, the DNA window CAGCCAACGCTTGTTGGCCTCAACATATTCTCTTTTTGCCATAAAACTATTTGATACTTGATATACTATGATTTTTGCGCAAAGTTACAAAAATCTATCGTATCTGCAAAAGAAAAAGGAGAACTTTTCTTCTTTTATCAAAGAAAAGCAGTACCTTTGCACCCTAATCATCAAAAAATACGATATGCCACAATCACTACATATTGCAATTATTGGTGGGGGTGCCGCAGGATTCTTTGCGGCGAAGTGCTCGACATCGATGCCATCACCGGCGGCTTCAATCTGCAGGCAGCCTGGACCACGGGGTATGTGGTGGGACAACATATCGGAGAATAGCCTATTTCTCTTTTGAAACAAAGTCTTTCACGATGCGGGTGTATTCCTCGTGATGGTCGCGATATGCCATGGCATGAACGGAGCCCTTGGCGATGAAGATAGCTTTTCTGCCCTTCGTCTTTGCCTCAAAAAGCGGATGAAGCATGGCGTAGGGCACGAAGGCATCCTTATCGCCATGGATAAAGAGCATCGGTTTGGTGCTCTTGCGAACCTGCTCTATCTGCTGCGCCTCGGCAAACGACCAGCCGTAGCGATACTGGCAAAGGGCGGAAGTGGTATTCATCAGCGGGAAGGCAGGCAAGCCAAACTGGTCTTTGAGCTGAGCGGAAAACTCATCCCATACGCTGGTATAGCCGCAGTCCTCCACAAAGCACTTCACGTAATCGGGAGTCTTCTCTCCCGATACCGCCATCGTGGTTGCCGCACCCATCGAAATACCGTGAATCACCTGACGGGTATTCTTCATTCTTCGGTCTTCACCCTTCAATCTAAAAATCTCATTGGCGATTTCCGACCATCTGATGACATCCCATCTATCCTTCCATCCCATCTGGATATGGTCGCCCTCGCTCTCTCCATGTCCATACAGATCTGGCAGGAGCACATTATACCCCATATCGTGATTATAGAGATAGGCGATGTGCAGCATTCCTTCGGAGCGCACCTGATAGCCATGCACCACCACGGCAGTCTTTTCCGTAGTCTTCGGTGCATAGAGATAGATGGCATGGGCCTTGTAGCCCGATGGCATCGTGACAAAGGTATCCTTCACGCAATGGTGCTGATACACGGAGTCCATCCAGCCAACCATCCAGGGGCACTCGTTCTTCATTCTGTTCTTCCAATGCTCAGCCGTCATTCTCTCCTTCTTCGGATAGTTGAGCGAATAATTGAGCATATAGTTGCTGGCACCATATAGTCCCAGCACCACGAGCACCACCAAGCCCAGAGCCGAAGCGATGCCTATCTTTCTCATCTTTTCCTGTTTCATCTTCATTCTTATTGCCATTACAAATATCTATTATTGAGTTTCTGCTGCAAAATTAAGGAAAAAGATGGAAATGGCAAAGAAACGAAGGAAAAAATCCTGTTAAATTGAAGCATAAAGCTGCATTTATAAGGGTATATGAACTACGACAAACAATCGATAAGCATATCCCAGAATGGATAGAGTTTCAACAGCTTACAATCTATCCATTTCCTTTTTCCCTGCCCCTTTACCTTTATATTTTGTTTTAACTGTATTAAACTTATATCTTACGATACATTCCACTGCCCTTACAGACGCAGCCTTTTCAAGATAGACATCATTCATTCCGCTGAAAATGGTAAAAGTATTTTTGCGGGCAGTATTAAAGATGTCATTTGCAGACAACTTGACATTCCATTTTTTAGATAAGTCCTTAGCCAAAGAAAGATTTATCTGTCCAACACTCCCCATCTTAATATTC includes these proteins:
- a CDS encoding alpha/beta hydrolase produces the protein MAIRMKMKQEKMRKIGIASALGLVVLVVLGLYGASNYMLNYSLNYPKKERMTAEHWKNRMKNECPWMVGWMDSVYQHHCVKDTFVTMPSGYKAHAIYLYAPKTTEKTAVVVHGYQVRSEGMLHIAYLYNHDMGYNVLLPDLYGHGESEGDHIQMGWKDRWDVIRWSEIANEIFRLKGEDRRMKNTRQVIHGISMGAATTMAVSGEKTPDYVKCFVEDCGYTSVWDEFSAQLKDQFGLPAFPLMNTTSALCQYRYGWSFAEAQQIEQVRKSTKPMLFIHGDKDAFVPYAMLHPLFEAKTKGRKAIFIAKGSVHAMAYRDHHEEYTRIVKDFVSKEK